The Glycine soja cultivar W05 chromosome 3, ASM419377v2, whole genome shotgun sequence genome window below encodes:
- the LOC114405124 gene encoding uncharacterized protein LOC114405124, producing the protein MTEDVLHMTEDVLDMVEDAPKMTADVQGDDGAEGSHAEGFPGGPRDPSVLTSFADHVAHVIWSGQERLSPLIGCSVVTGDPGLISAFVERWLSDTSTFHLPVGELTITLDDVSSLLHLPISGAFHSFHALFVDEAIFLLTELLEVSVEEARAETTRSLGAYLRLGWSATYVHVVHLEAFRDLGQSGGYAWGVAALCWIYEHFPSVHQCVTDDAYEETSPRASRWLTSKAHMKGITGAPYRLRWGPMVVTARPERVLWQFGYIQSIPPSPASASLSYDDIDDMWMHFADHILVVGELCVVSGQDDYDGYEAIAERLECVLNLRMVTTGTELRDIMQDCLTIARGGESVRARQRRRPEH; encoded by the exons ATGACTGAGGATGTTCTTCACATGACTGAGGATGTCCTTGATATGGTTGAGGATGCACCTAAGATGACTGCGGACGTACAGGGTGATGATGGTGCTGAGGGGTCACATGCTGAGGGATTCCCAGGTGGGCCACGTGACCCATCAGTGCTGACATCATTTGCGGACCATGTTGCACACGTCATttggagtggacag gaac gattaagtccattGATCGGGTGTTCAGTTGTAACCggcgatcctggacttatatccgcatttgtggagaggtggctgAGCGACAccagcaccttccaccttccagtAGGAGAGTTGACGATCACACTGGATGATGTGTCGTCACTCCTCCATTTGCCTATCAGTGGCGCGTTCCACAGCTTTCATGCTCTTTTTGTGGACGAGGCGATATTTTTGTTGACAGAGTTGCTTGAGGTGTCTGTTGAGGAGGCTAGAGCCGAGACAACACGATCACTTGGGGCATATCTACGGCTGGGATGG agtgcaacatatGTTCATGTGGTGCATCTAGAGGCTTTTCGTGACCTGGGTCAGAGTGGTGGTTATGCCTGGGGAGTtgccgcgctg tgctggatctatgagcactttcCTAGTGTGCATCAGTGCGTCACAGATGATGCGTACGaggagacgtccccacgtgcttcccgATGGCTGACGTCGAAGGCACATATGAAGGGAATTACAGGAGCACCGTACCGG CTGAGATGGGGTCCTATGGTGGTCACAGCTCGACCGGAGAGGGTGCTATGGCAGTTTGGTTACATTCAGAGCATCCCTCCGTCGCCTGCTAGCGCTTCATTGTCATAtgatgatatagatgacatGTGGATGCATTTCGCGGACCACATACTAGTTGTGGGTGAGCTTTGTGTCGTGTCTGGGCAG GATGATTACGACGGCTATGAGGCGATCGCAGAAAGGTTGGAgtgtgtgctcaaccttaggatggtCACTACAGGCACAGAGTTACGTGATATTATGCAAGATTGCCTCACGATCGCTAGAGGGGGTGAAAGTGTCAGGGCTCGACAGAGACGGCGCCCAGAGCATTGa